TGACCACCAAGACGGTTCATCTCAAGTCCATCATCCATGAGCTGTTGTGGTTTCTGCGGGGAGATACCAATATCCGCTACCTCGCCGACAACGGCGTCACCATCTGGAACGAATGGGCCGACGAGGCGGGCGAGTTAGGACCGGTATACGGAGCCCAGTGGCGCTCCTGGCCGGCCCCCGGCGGAGGCACCATCGACCAGATCAGCCAGGTCGTCGAGCAGGTCCGCGACAACCCCGATTCGCGCCGCATCATCGTCAGCGCCTGGAACGTGGCGGAGTTGGAGAAGATGGCCCTGCCGCCCTGCCACCTGCTCTTTCAGTTCTATGTCGCCCAAGGACGCCTTTCTTGCCTGCTCTACCAGCGCAGCGCCGACATATTTCTGGGGGTGCCGTTCAATATCGCCTCTTATTCCTTGCTGACCCTGATGGTGGCTCAGGTCTGCGGACTGCGTCCCGGCGAGTTCATCCATTCTCTGGGCGACTGCCACCTTTACCTCAATCACCTGGAGCAAGCCCGCACCCAGCTTTCCCGCACGCCCCGTCCCCTGCCTCGCATGGAACTCAATCCCGACGTGAAGTCCATATTCGACTTCCGCTACTCCGACTTCACCCTCCACGACTATCATCCACACCCGCGCATCAAAGCCCCGGTGGCGGTTTGAACATGACCATTTCCATCATTTCAGCCATGGCCCGCAACCGCGTCATCGGAGTCGACAACGATCTCCCCTGGACTCTGCCCCGCGACATGCGCCGTTTCAAGCAAAAGACGCTGGGCCACCATCTCATCATGGGACGCAAGACCTATGAATCGCTTCAGGTTCCCCTGCCCAACCGCCCCCTTATCGTCCTCACCCGCAACCCCGATTACCGGCCCCGAAACGCCCGCGTGGCCCATTCGATGGACGAGGCGTTGCAACTGGTCGAGAACGACGACGAAGTCTTTATCGCGGGCGGCGAGAACATCTATCGCGAGGGCCTGAAGGTAGCCGACCGCCTCTACCTGACCCTGGTAGAGGGCGATTTCGAGGGCGATGCCTACTTTCCCGAGTTCGATCTCTCGCGCTGGAAGCTGGTCAACGAGGAACGATACGACGACCCCGAGGCCACCTGCCCTTTCCGTTTCCTCGACTACCTGCGGCTGCGGGCCGATCAGGTTTGAGTCCGCCGGCGCTCTCGATGCCCGCCCGACTGCGCGTTACAATGCCGCCATGTCGAGAGAACTGGGGACGCGCATACCTTCCGATCTGGCAGGACGGATCAGCAGTCCAGAACCGGCTGCCAAAGCTGTGCCCCTGATCAGTCTTGATGGACAGGGGTTTCCGCACGTGGCCTTGCTTTCTTATTTCGAGATTTTTCTGCTGCGCGAGCAGGTTTACTTCTTCATCCAGTCGGCCAGCCGCACTGCCAGGAATCTGGAAAGAGCCCAGAAATGCACCCTCATTTTCGCCCACCGGGACTTCATCTACTACCTCAAGGGGCGGGTGCGCCGAGTGGGTGTGCGCCTGCCCCAGACGCTCTACAGGATTGAAACGGCAAGCATCAGCGAAGATTTTCCCGCCGCCGACGAGAGCGAGGCGGTGCTGACTTCGGGAATCCGCTTCCATTCCGATGCCGAAGACACCCGGCGGCGCCTTCGGCTGCGTTCCGATATGGTGGAATTTGCCACCGAAGAGGAAAGGCAGAAAGGAAAGAAGCCTTGAGCCAGGACAGCGCACCCTCCCGCCTGCGCATCGCCGTGGTGCTCAGCTTCGGCCTGTTGGCGATTTCATCGGGCTCGATTCTGGTCCGCTTTTCCCAGGAGGCTCCCACCTTGACCATAGCCTTCTATCGCCTGGCGCTGGCTGTGCTGATCTTGAGCCCCTTTTACTGGCACGCCCGCCGAAAAGGTTCCAGCCAGCAGGGCATCAGGGACTCAAGGGTTTTGATCGTGGTGGCCGGACTGGCACTGGCCCTGCACTTCGCCTTTTGGTTCGCCTCCCTGCGCTATACCTCGGTGGCGGTTTCGATACTTTTGGTCTACACGGCGCCCATCCCGGTGGCAGTCATTTCCTACTTCTGGTTCGGCGAGCGCCTGACTGCCCTGGGTGGGGTCGGATTCGGCCTCACCTTCTTGGGCAGCGGCCTGCTGGTCTTCCACGACCTGGAGGCTCAAGGGGGGTGGACCGGAGCCCTGCTGGCCCTGGCCGGCGGAGCCGCCTTCGCCGCCTACCTGGTGCTGGGCAGGCGCCTGCGCCAGGGACGCGCCCTGCTTGAGTACGTGCTTCCCACCTACGCCTCCGCCGCCCTTTTCTTGGCCCTGGGGGTGGTGCTGGCCGGACTGCCTGTGAGCGGATTCGAGCCTTCGACCTATGCCGCCATGGCCCTGTTGGCCCTCTTTCCTCAGTGCCTCGGCCATACCTCTTATAACTGGTCCCTGCGCTTCCTTTCCGCCACCCTGGTTTCGCTGCTGGTGCTGGCCGAACCGGTGGTGGCCTCGGCCCTGGCCTATTGGATTCTCGATGAGCCGGTGACCGAGTTGATTTGGCTGGGCGGCCTCCTGGTGGGGACGGGTATCTGGTTGGTGGCCACTCGGGGGACGCAAACCCAGGAGGTCACTCTTGAAACGCTCTGAATTTTCCACGGAGGCAGGCCGGGAAAGCGTGCAGGTGGCGGTTGCGGTCCTGCTCCACGGCAGCAATGTGTGGGTGCACAAGCGCCGCCGGACCGGGCATCTGGACGGGCTGTGGGAGTTTCCCGGAGGCAAGATCGAGGAGGGCGAGAGTCCCCTGCAGGCCTTGCTGCGTGAAGTCCGCGAAGAAACGGGGATTGAACTGCAGGGTGATGCCTGCCGGCCTCTGCGGGTCGTCCGCCATGACTACCCCCAGCGGCGGGTGGAGCTGCACTTCTTTCTCTGCCCCTTGCGGACTGCCGGCGCCGCCGGGGGCGGACCAGGGAACTCCGCCCGTGAAGGCGAGGGTCGATGGGTGGGGATCGATGACCTGACAGGCTTGTCTCTTCCCCGGGCCAACCATCCGGTGGTGGACGACCTGCAGCGTCTCTTCACACGCTAGGGCCACCGGGTGCCAACAAGTTCACACACGAATCAAGTTTCAGCGACCGCGCTGAAGGCTCGATTGCTCTCGGCGGTCTGAGGTTGCTCGCTACTGCAGTTCGTCAGGAGTTTTGAGCCACCCTGTCGCGTTATTCCACGCTTTCAGAAGATTCGACCGCAGGTCGCCCTAGCCCCACCACCCCCGCAGCCCGGCCAGGACCACCAGGACCAGGGCCATCACCAGGACCAGCAGAATTCCGTAGCGGAAGCGCGACTGTTCGGCCAGCTTGTCGAGCTTCTCGTCCCAGTCCTCGTCGTTGAGGGGATCGTTCTTGAGCACGCCTTCGGGAGCACCGACCTCGGTGGGGATGGGGCGCAGGTCGATGAGGCGCGGGAAGTACCAGAGCAAGGCGCCCAGAGCGACCACGAAAGCCACCACCCAGACCGCTCGGGGCGGCAAAAACACGATGATGGCCGTGGCCAGGATCACCACCAGCAGAACCATGAAGCGAAAATATCCCCAATGCACTGTGGGCTGGAATTCGTTGCCGCAGCGGGGACATTGAAAACTGCCCCGGCTGAACCAGGGATCGGTCCACAAACGGGTCTTGCAGAAGGGACATCTTTGGGCCATAAGTCGTCACCCGAGGCCATGCCGCCGCCGGTTTTCAGGCTTGCTCCGAGGCGTCAAGGCAAGTCGCGCAAGGAAGCCGCAACCACAGAGGCTACCTTCTTGCGAAGCGAAACCACGCTGCCTTTTCCGTCGGGATGGAGGCGGCTCGTCAACAGGATAACAAAGGTCCGGCTGGAAGGATCAATCCACAGCGAAGTTCCCGTGAATCCGCTATGGCCGAAGGACCCCTTGGGAAACAGGTCGCCGCGAACGGTGGCATAAGGGCTGTCGATGTCGAATCCCAGTCCGCGCAAGTGGGGCTGGCCCGGGGGCGTCTGGGCGGTGGTCATGGCCCGTACCGACAAAGGCGAGAGCACCCTGGCTCCGTCCAGGCTGCCCTGGTTGAGGATCATGGAGGCGAAACGGGCTACGTCGGCGGCGGTGGAGAAGAGTCCGGCGTGCCCGGCCACGCCCCCCATCCGGCGGGTGGTGGGGTCGTGAACCGTTCCCCTCAGCATTTGCCCTTCAAAAGGCTCGCTGGGCGCGATGCGGGCCAGCTTGTCGGCGCTCGGGTTGAAACCGGTATCCGTCATGCCCAGAGGCTCGAAAATCCGCTCCCGGCAGAAGTCCTGGAAGGGCAAGCCGCTGACCCGGCGCACGATCTCAGCCAGGAGAAAGAAATTAATGTCGCTGTAGATGAAGCGCTCTCCCGGCTCGGCCACCGGACGCTCGTCCAGACCCAGCCGTATGGCGGTCTCGTAGCCCTCCCAGGGCTCGTCCAGATCGACGTCGGGCCGCAAGCCCGAGTAGTGGGTGAGGAGGTGAATGAGACGGATGGAATCTTTGCCATGAGCCTCGAATCCGGGCAGGTAATCCCTGACACGGTCGCTAAGGGCGATTTTGCCCTCCTCCACCAGCATCATGACGGCCGGGGCGGTGGCCATGACCTTGGTCAGGGAAGCCATGTCGAAGATGGTGTCCCGCGTCATCTCTTCTTGCTGCGGCTGCAGCGCCCGCACACCGTAGGCTTTTTCGAAGACGGTCTGGCCCCGCCAGGAAACCAGCACCACCGCTCCCCGCGCCTGCCCTTCGCCGAGGGCCTTTTCGATGACCTCGTCCAAGTGCCGCAAATGGCCGCGGGAAAGGGTGTAGTGGCCGTCTTGAGAGGGTGGCTGGGTGGCCGGAGTGCAGGCCGAGAGAAAGGCAACCAGGAGGAGTCGCGTCCACAAGCGCTTCTTTTTGGCCAGAGCCCGCATCGATGGCAAGTATGGTGCGTGGGGTGAGAAATTTCAACATTTGATGACAGCTAGCTTGTCTATCCTGCATCCGGAGACCTGGCAACCGAGTGCTATCGATGGTTTTTTCCATTTGCGATTGGAAGTTTGTTGCGCTACCATTTGCGATCAACGGATGAGTTCAGCCGAAATCGTGTAGCTGAGCGCCTTCGGTGCGTTTCGCTTCGCTGAAGACTTCGGAGGCCAGGGACTGCACTCGTGGCGGTCTGTGGCTTTCCTGAGGGAGCAAGGGTGGATTGCTCCCGTCGGGCCGGGCCCAGTGGGGAAGGATGACCTTGAAAAATTTAGCCACGACTTTATCTCTTTCTCTCGCTCTTACATTAGCAATTGCCTCGTTAAGCGCCTCAGAGCCGGGTTCGGACAAGAAGATCAAGCCTCGCGGCGCCGCTCCGGGCGTTGTTCTGCAGGTCAACGGCGGCAACGGTTTTGTGGGCGGCACGGTAGACTACCAGGTAGTCGCCATGGGACTGCCGTCGGGCGCCACGCCCGCGCTGGGCGCCTATGACCTTCAGTTGGGCTTCGATCCCTTGCAGCTGGCCTTTCAGTCCATCTCCTTCGCGGACTCGCTGGGAGACGAGGGCCTGGGCGAAGCCTTCAGCTTGAGCGCCGACGGCGCCGGCACGGTCGATGCGGCGACGGTTTCCCTGCTGGTTCCGGCCACCTTGGTTACCCAGCAGCAAGGCGATCCCATTCCGCTCTTTACGGTCACCTTTCAAGCGCTGGCGGCGGGCACGCTTCCCGTCAGCCTGGCGCTGAACGCACCCGCCGGAGACCAGAACGGCGATCCCCTCGCGTCGCAGCAAGTGGGAGGAGAGGCCAATGTGTCGGCCGAGGCCCCCGTCACCCAGATTCCCACCCTTTCCCAGTGGGGGCTGATCCTTTTCTCGGCCTTGCTGATGGGGGCCGGCCTCAAGCTCATGCAACGCATACGCAGCCGCGCCGAGGAGGTCCGATGAGCCGCCGCATCCCTCCTTTTGCCGTCCGCTTGACCTGGCTCCTGGCGCTGCTGTTGGCGGCCCCATTCCTTTGGGCCCAGTCGGCTGATCTGGACAACGACGGAGACGTCGACCGCGACGACATCCTGATCATCCTGATGGCCCTCAACGAGCCGGCCATGGCC
The sequence above is drawn from the Acidobacteriota bacterium genome and encodes:
- a CDS encoding serine hydrolase domain-containing protein, coding for MWTRLLLVAFLSACTPATQPPSQDGHYTLSRGHLRHLDEVIEKALGEGQARGAVVLVSWRGQTVFEKAYGVRALQPQQEEMTRDTIFDMASLTKVMATAPAVMMLVEEGKIALSDRVRDYLPGFEAHGKDSIRLIHLLTHYSGLRPDVDLDEPWEGYETAIRLGLDERPVAEPGERFIYSDINFFLLAEIVRRVSGLPFQDFCRERIFEPLGMTDTGFNPSADKLARIAPSEPFEGQMLRGTVHDPTTRRMGGVAGHAGLFSTAADVARFASMILNQGSLDGARVLSPLSVRAMTTAQTPPGQPHLRGLGFDIDSPYATVRGDLFPKGSFGHSGFTGTSLWIDPSSRTFVILLTSRLHPDGKGSVVSLRKKVASVVAASLRDLP
- a CDS encoding IPTL-CTERM sorting domain-containing protein; this encodes MKNLATTLSLSLALTLAIASLSASEPGSDKKIKPRGAAPGVVLQVNGGNGFVGGTVDYQVVAMGLPSGATPALGAYDLQLGFDPLQLAFQSISFADSLGDEGLGEAFSLSADGAGTVDAATVSLLVPATLVTQQQGDPIPLFTVTFQALAAGTLPVSLALNAPAGDQNGDPLASQQVGGEANVSAEAPVTQIPTLSQWGLILFSALLMGAGLKLMQRIRSRAEEVR
- a CDS encoding thymidylate synthase, coding for MRQYLDFMQQVLDEGVRKDDRTGTGTLSIFGHQMRFDLQQGFPLLTTKTVHLKSIIHELLWFLRGDTNIRYLADNGVTIWNEWADEAGELGPVYGAQWRSWPAPGGGTIDQISQVVEQVRDNPDSRRIIVSAWNVAELEKMALPPCHLLFQFYVAQGRLSCLLYQRSADIFLGVPFNIASYSLLTLMVAQVCGLRPGEFIHSLGDCHLYLNHLEQARTQLSRTPRPLPRMELNPDVKSIFDFRYSDFTLHDYHPHPRIKAPVAV
- a CDS encoding pyridoxamine 5'-phosphate oxidase family protein — encoded protein: MSRELGTRIPSDLAGRISSPEPAAKAVPLISLDGQGFPHVALLSYFEIFLLREQVYFFIQSASRTARNLERAQKCTLIFAHRDFIYYLKGRVRRVGVRLPQTLYRIETASISEDFPAADESEAVLTSGIRFHSDAEDTRRRLRLRSDMVEFATEEERQKGKKP
- a CDS encoding DMT family transporter encodes the protein MSQDSAPSRLRIAVVLSFGLLAISSGSILVRFSQEAPTLTIAFYRLALAVLILSPFYWHARRKGSSQQGIRDSRVLIVVAGLALALHFAFWFASLRYTSVAVSILLVYTAPIPVAVISYFWFGERLTALGGVGFGLTFLGSGLLVFHDLEAQGGWTGALLALAGGAAFAAYLVLGRRLRQGRALLEYVLPTYASAALFLALGVVLAGLPVSGFEPSTYAAMALLALFPQCLGHTSYNWSLRFLSATLVSLLVLAEPVVASALAYWILDEPVTELIWLGGLLVGTGIWLVATRGTQTQEVTLETL
- a CDS encoding (deoxy)nucleoside triphosphate pyrophosphohydrolase → MKRSEFSTEAGRESVQVAVAVLLHGSNVWVHKRRRTGHLDGLWEFPGGKIEEGESPLQALLREVREETGIELQGDACRPLRVVRHDYPQRRVELHFFLCPLRTAGAAGGGPGNSAREGEGRWVGIDDLTGLSLPRANHPVVDDLQRLFTR
- a CDS encoding dihydrofolate reductase gives rise to the protein MTISIISAMARNRVIGVDNDLPWTLPRDMRRFKQKTLGHHLIMGRKTYESLQVPLPNRPLIVLTRNPDYRPRNARVAHSMDEALQLVENDDEVFIAGGENIYREGLKVADRLYLTLVEGDFEGDAYFPEFDLSRWKLVNEERYDDPEATCPFRFLDYLRLRADQV